A genome region from Bufo gargarizans isolate SCDJY-AF-19 chromosome 2, ASM1485885v1, whole genome shotgun sequence includes the following:
- the LOC122925374 gene encoding carboxypeptidase A1-like, translating to MKGVLALLALVAAVSSMENYSGQQVLRILPTSEEQVNLVRDLENIEDLTIDFWQGPSRPNRFIDIRVPFFSLQDVKIYLEFHNIQYSIMIQDLQTLLDEERKDMKIGRAMENARSTDTFNYATYHTFDEINNFIDTLVAENPGLVSKIEIGRSYEGRPLNVLKFSTGANRPAFWIDTGIHSREWVTQASGLWFAKKIVTDYGRDASLTSTLNKLDILLEIVTNPDGYAYTHSRDRMWRKTRSPNPGSTCIGTDPNRNWDAGFGGGGSSSNPCTETYRGRAAHSEPEVKAIVDFVKSHGKIKGFVSIHSYSQMLLYPYGYTTAPAKDAAELNSVSREAVNALRSLYGTQYTYGDIITTIYQASGGTIDWTYNQGIKYSYSFELRDTGRYGFALPANQIIPTAEETWLALTKLIEHTRDNPY from the exons ATGAAGGGTGTTCTGGCATTACTTGCCTTGGTGGCAGCTGTCTCCAGCATGGAGAATTACAGCGG ACAACAAGTCCTGCGAATTCTCCCAACCAGTGAGGAGCAGGTGAACCTGGTTCGGGACCTGGAAAACATTGAGGATCTGACG attGATTTCTGGCAGGGACCCTCCAGACCCAACAGATTCATTGACATCCGTGTGCCATTCTTCAGTCTGCAGGATGTAAAGATCTATCTGGAGTTTCACAATATCCAGTACAGCATCATGATCCAAGACCTGCAG ACTTTGTTGGATGAAGAAAGAAAAGACATGAAGATTGGACGTGCCATGGAAAATGCCCGTTCTACTGACACATTCAACTATGCCACGTACCACACCTTTGACGAG ATCAACAACTTTATTGACACTCTGGTGGCTGAAAATCCTGGCTTGGTGAGCAAAATCGAGATTGGCAGAAGCTATGAGGGTCGCCCTCTGAATGTTCTGAAG TTCAGCACTGGCGCTAACCGCCCAGCTTTCTGGATTGATACTGGAATTCACTCTCGTGAGTGGGTTACTCAGGCCAGTGGTCTGTGGTTTGCTAAGAAG ATCGTTACAGATTATGGACGTGACGCATCTCTTACTTCCACCCTGAACAAATTGGACATCCTCTTGGAAATTGTGACCAACCCTGATGGCTATGCTTACACCCACTCCAGA GACCGTATGTGGCGTAAGACCAGATCCCCCAATCCTGGCTCAACCTGTATTGGAACTGACCCTAACAGAAACTGGGATGCCGGTTTTGGAG GTGGTGGATCAAGCTCAAACCCTTGCACTGAGACCTACAGAGGACGTGCTGCACATTCTGAACCAGAGGTCAAGGCTATTGTTGACTTTGTGAAGAGCCATGGCAAAATCAAGGGATTTGTTTCCATCCATAGTTATTCCCAGATGCTCCTCTACCCATATGGCTACACCACTGCTCCCGCTAAAGATGCTGCTGAATTG AACAGTGTTTCTAGAGAAGCAGTTAATGCATTGAGATCCCTGTATGGAACACAGTACACATATGGAGACATCATTACCACCATCT ACCAGGCTAGCGGCGGTACCATAGACTGGACCTACAACCAGGGCATCAAGTACTCTTACTCCTTTGAGCTTCGTGATACTGGCCGTTATGGTTTTGCCCTGCCAGCTAACCAGATTATCCCAACTGCTGAGGAGACCTGGCTGGCCCTTACTAAACTCATTGAGCATACTCGTGATAACCCTTATTAA